The sequence below is a genomic window from Nitrospirota bacterium.
CGATGTAGAGACGCTGTGATAGATGTAGAATCCCCCGACCGCTATGACGACTATGCCGAAAGCGAGGAGCGCATAGATCAGCGTGCGCTGTTGCCCCTTCAGCCGTTCCCGGATATCCTCGACGGTCTCCCTGATATCGGTCTCTTCATAGTCGCTCTTCTTAACGTATTTTTTTATCGGTCTTGGCATCTCGTTCCCTCCCTCGTGTGCCGGTGCGCTAATGATGAGCTTTTATTTTACCATGGATACTATGATTTGAGCGCTCTCTCGATGACGGTCCGCGCGTGGGCGAAGACCCCGTCCGCCTGGCGGTCGTCGAGCCCGGCAGCGCGGAGCACCTGGCGTGCAAAGGTCGTGGAGATGAGGTCCGACGGCGCATGGGCGTCGGTATTGATGGTGAGCGGAATGCCGTACTGCAGGGCGTATTTGGCCACATGGCCGTTCGAGAGACTGTGCCCTTTCCGCGCGGTGATCTCGAGGGTGATCCCGGTCTCCTTTGCACGGGAGAGGTCTTCGGTCGAGATGAGCCCGGGATGGGCGAGAATATCCGCTCCCGACTCTATGGCCGCCCTGTTGGTCCCTTTGACTACCGGCTCCACCACGGTCTCTCCGTGAATGACCACGATCTTCGCCCCGAGCGAGCGCGCCTCCTTCACCAGGTCGGGGATGAGCGCCGGAGGCACATGGGTGAGCTCGGCGCCGGGGATGACGGCGAGCGGAACGTGCTTCTGCAACGCCGCCACCGCTTTGACGATGCGCGGGATGATAAGGTCCAGGTTCGAATGGTCCATATGGTCGGTGATGGCGAGGGCCTCGTACCCCATCGCCGCCGCCCGCCGGATCAGCTCCGCCGGAATGAGCTCCCCGTCACTGAATATGCTGTGTGTATGGAGGTCTATCATTGCGCAATTGTTAAGAATACCGGAAAAATCGCTGAAAAGTAAAGACAACGGGGGGCGCGGGACTGCGGGCGCGACAGCCGGAAATCCCGGAAAAGATTTACTAATGGAGCCCGGTACAGTACAATTTAACTATGCATATGAAGGCCGATATCGTCAAGATAGAAGAGTACCTGATCGAGGAGGAGCCTTACTATCTCGAGGTCAACGGAGAGAAAGCGCTCTTCGAAGCAGGGTACAGGAACCGCATCCCCGTGCTGCTCAAGGGGCCGACCGGCTGCGGCAAGACACGTTTCATGGAGTACATGGCCTGGCAGTTCAAGCGTCCGCTCGTGACGGTATCGTGCCATGACGACCTTACCGTCTCTGACCTCGTCGGGAGATATCTCATCCGCGGCGACGAGACGGAGTGGGTGGACGGCCCGCTGACGAGGGCGGTCAAGGCGGGCGGGTTCTGCTATCTCGATGAAATCGTCGAGGCGAGAAAGGATACGACCGTCGTGATCCACCCTCTCGCCGACCATCGGCGGATCCTCCCCATCGAAAA
It includes:
- a CDS encoding histidinol phosphate phosphatase domain-containing protein encodes the protein MIDLHTHSIFSDGELIPAELIRRAAAMGYEALAITDHMDHSNLDLIIPRIVKAVAALQKHVPLAVIPGAELTHVPPALIPDLVKEARSLGAKIVVIHGETVVEPVVKGTNRAAIESGADILAHPGLISTEDLSRAKETGITLEITARKGHSLSNGHVAKYALQYGIPLTINTDAHAPSDLISTTFARQVLRAAGLDDRQADGVFAHARTVIERALKS
- a CDS encoding CbbQ/NirQ/NorQ/GpvN family protein yields the protein MKADIVKIEEYLIEEEPYYLEVNGEKALFEAGYRNRIPVLLKGPTGCGKTRFMEYMAWQFKRPLVTVSCHDDLTVSDLVGRYLIRGDETEWVDGPLTRAVKAGGFCYLDEIVEARKDTTVVIHPLADHRRILPIEKRGEILTASPEFLLAISYNPGYQSVLKDLKQSTRQRFLAIEFNYPQRELEMEIVVHETGVPMRVAELLVSFAEKTRNLVDAGLTEGASTRLLIHAARLIRSDIPPRKACEVAISEALTDDHEMLKALSEIVQSLF